TCTAATGATTGACTGCGTACAGCTTTTGGGGATTACCATTATTCTGCTATTGATCAACTGGAAACTTGGTCTTGCAGTAATGGTTACGGTTCCGATCATGTTCTTTATTTCTACTAAGCTGCGCCAGAAGATTCGGATCGCTTGGCAGGATGTGCGGATGAAGAACTCCAGAATTAATTCTCACTTGAATGAATCGATTCAGGGGATCAGAGTCACACAGGCTTATACACAAGAACGTGAAAATATGAATTATTTCGATGTTATGAATACAGATAGCAAAAAATCCTGGAATAAAGCTTCAGCGATGAACCAAGCTTTCGGGCCGATGATCGAGATCACTGGCGGTTTTGGAACGATGATCCTCTTTTGGTTAGGGGCTTATCTGATCCAATCTGGTGAGCTCACAGTCGGTTTGCTGGTAGCTTTCAGCTCTTATGTCAGCAACTTCTGGGACCCGATTAACCGTCTGGGTCAGATGTATAACCAGCTGCTTGTAGCGATGGCTTCCTCGGAACGGATCTTTGAATATTTGGATGAGCAGCCTGCAGTTCAAGATAATCCTGGAGCTAAGCCACTAGGAACTATTCGTGGAGATATTAACTTTAATAAGGTCGTTTTTGAATATGAAAAAGGTCGGGCTGCTTTAAAGGGCATTGATCTGGATGTAAAAGCTGGGCAATCGATAGCGCTTGTGGGTCATACAGGTTCAGGGAAAAGTACGATTATTAACCTGATTGGTCGGTTCTATGATATTAAGAGCGGACGAATTACGATTGACGGTGAAGATATCCGTGAGGTTACACTAGATAGTTTAAGAAGACAGATCGGAATCGTGCTGCAAGATACCTTCATTTTCTCAGGAACGATTCGCGATAATATCCGGTTTGGTCGACTGGATGCTACTGATGAAGAAGTGGAAAATGCCGCGAAAGCAGTCGACGCCCATGACTTCATTATGAAGCTTCCTGGGGGGTATGAGACAGAGGTAGAAGAGCGCGGTAGCGCCTTGTCCATGGGACAGCGTCAGCTTCTCTCCTTTGCCCGTGCGCTATTAGCGAATCCACGGATTCTGATCCTTGATGAAGCTACGGCCAGTATAGATACAGAGACGGAGCTTAAGATTCAGGAGGCACTCAAAATCTTACTTCAAGGCCGGACCTCCTTTATCGTTGCCCATAGACTATCTACCATCCGCCATGCGGATAAAATAGTCGTTCTGGACCACGGTGAGATCAAAGAAGAAGGAACCCATCGTGAACTGACATCACGTGATGGTGTGTATAACGGTTTGATAGAAGCGCAATTCCGCTTCTTATAGCTCAGAACAACAGCCCATTCTCCTTGCGAAAGCAAGTGCGAAGAATGGGCTGTTTTATATCGTACGTTCAATTACTTTGGGCGTTTGGGCAACCTACCCGTTACACGCAGCTCAAACAATTGGGCACAGATATCTTGATGCCACTGTGTATCAGTTGTTTGTTCCGCTAACAGTATTTCATTCTGTAGTCGAGCCATCTCCCAACAGTAATTGGCGTTCACTTGAAGGCATTGCTGTTGTTCCGTTTCTTCGGAGGCTGTAAGCTGGCGTAGACGGCTTAGGGTGAACAGCTCGGCAAGACGTTCATGGACTGGAAGCATACTTTTTACCTCCTAGAAATATTTAAGCCACATATTAGTCTCGCCAATAGAATTGTAAATCAAACATTAAGTGATTGATGAAAGGAGAGTTACAAATGACTAGGGTTTGCGATTCATGGAGAAGAGCTGCAGATTCACAATTCAGCTCTATTAACATGAATTCTGCTGCATAAAATGCAACGGAATATGCATAAAAAATCCCCCGATAGAAAATCCGGGGGATCATGGAATACGAAAGATAGCTTTGAGGCCCCGATCGGAGTTCCTTCTATCCACAACGTCACAAGTTTCCACCAAACTACCGGGTGTCCAGAGGGTGGAGCCCTTGGGGCCCTCCCTTGAAAGGGAGGGTTTGGGAGGGATCGAAACGCCTTAGTCCATGTAAATTTCGACAATCGCTACGTTACGCTCACGGGATAAATCAACAAACATTCCATCAATCTTTACCAGTGGACGGAAAATATCAACCGGATTGTTCATGATAATCACGCCTGTATCATCTGTACTCAGCAATACACGCTTGCCAATGAAGTTGGGCATTAAATGCTGGATAAAGGCCTGAACAGTTCTAGCGTTCAGCTTACCGAAACTGAGATTGTTTATTTCACGCAGGACGGAAATAAGCTCTTGCTTTGACTGATAGGCACGTTTAGAAGTCATCGCACTATAGATGTCAGCTACAGCTGCAATTTGTGCATAAGGATGAATATCGGTTTTGGTTAGACCGTTGGGATAGCCAGAGCCATCCTCACGTTCATGATGCTGAAGGGCGGTCAAAGCTGTATAAGAATCATCCATCGAATTGCGGATAATTTCGTAGCCGTACTTAGTATGTAGTTTAATTTCCTCGAACTCATCTGGAGTTAGCTTCCCTGGTTTATTCAAGAGAGAGGGTGAAATTCGGCATTTTCCAATATCAATCAAATATCCTGCGCGACCAATTTCATAGCACTCTTGTTTGGAATAACCAAGCCATATCGCAATATAATAAGAGAGCATGCCTACCTGTAGTGAGTGATTGTAGGTATAATTATCTTCGCGATCCAACAAAAGCAGGAGGGATACTACATCTTTATGCTTGTCCAAAGTTTGAAGCGAAGGCTGAAGAATATCGTTTACCACAGATTGGTTGAAGCTTCCTTTTAATAGTGCTTCCATATATAGAGACTCGAAGCCGTCAATCATGGTATCGAAACTAGTGGTCACCGTCTGAATAATTGAAGGTCTGCTGAGGGATGATGCTTCTTCCTCTAACGTCTCGATATCAACATAATCAACTCCAAGCTGCATCAGCTTGGCGATATCATTTATTTGGAGCAGCGATCCTTTTGGTAATACATGTAGACCCCTAGAACTATACGCGTCCGCGTTGAGGTGATTACCAGGTTTTAGATCTGAGACGTGTACTCTCAATGCTATTGCCACCTTTTATCCGATTTTATCCAGAATATCAACAAAGTACAGATTTTTCAATCAAAAAGGAGAAAAGATTAATTGTGGATTGAATTGGTAGCCTTCTGACCAGAGCCTACCCAATGCTGGCCCGATTCATTAATGTCTTTTTTCCAAACGGGAACTGTCTGTTTCAATAGTTCAATGGCAAAGCGACTGGCTTCGTAGCAGGTATCGCGATGAGGGGTGGAGATTGCAATGATAACACTTGCTTCCTTTAGACCTACACGCCCAATGCGGTGTGATATTGCACAGTTTGCGTTCCAGCGGTTCTTAACCTCTTTGCCAATCTCCTCCAGCTTACTTAAGGCCATAGGGATGTAGGCTTCATAGTGTAGTGCAGTTGTACGTTGTTCACCGGTCATTTCGCGCGTAGTGCCGATAAATAATAAAGATGCTCCGTGATTGACGTCGAGGACGGCATCTAGAAGCTTCTCCGCATTTAAAGGCTGGTCCGTTATGCTGTAGAGTCCATCAGGAGTACTTTCATATAAAGAACCATTCTCTCCTCCGGAAACTGGAGGAATAAGTGCAACTTCGGAAGACTCGGTGATGATAGAATCATCAGGAGCATATTCCCGGTCAATGGCAATCAAAGAAGCTCCAATTTGGGATGCTGCATCCGGATAAGAGGCGGACAGAAGTTCCTTCAGCTTTCCAGCTGTTAAGGGAATCACAGTCGCGTGGAAGGTCAGAGAAGAAGAGCCGATGACCTCAGCCAGTCCCGCGAACAGTCGGATAGTAATATGCATTTTTATTCTCCTCTGATGTATGTTCTAATGTCTTCAATATACCATAATGAGTCTGAAAATGTTATGCTAGGCTCTATAAGATCACGTGCCAGCTGCTTCATTAAAGAGCAGCTCTACGGGTAGGAGGAATGTTGCTTATGGGGCACGTGCCGCAAAGACTGATCATACTTCATACCAATGATATACATAGCCATTTTGAGATGGTGAGTTCGGTGGCAGCGGAAATCGCCGTACAGAGGGCTGCAGCGGGAGATGAGCCTGTACTGCTACTGGATATTGGTGATCATATGGATCGTGCAGCTGTCGAGACAGAAGGAACTATGGGTCAG
The window above is part of the Paenibacillus sp. FSL K6-0276 genome. Proteins encoded here:
- a CDS encoding ABC transporter ATP-binding protein gives rise to the protein MKLEAKRNTATGAKSKAAEQQTLDERFVYKDDDIIDKAFDWKQFTRLFSYMKPYAKQMLPLVSIMMILGTITKLTVPFLTSLAIDRAIAPKVGNPSLTLLYSLTAGVIVLYLIQWIAAVYRIKYTNIIGQRVIYDLRSDLFKHIQKLSFNFFDKRPAGSVLVRVTNDINSLQDLFTNGVVNLMIDCVQLLGITIILLLINWKLGLAVMVTVPIMFFISTKLRQKIRIAWQDVRMKNSRINSHLNESIQGIRVTQAYTQERENMNYFDVMNTDSKKSWNKASAMNQAFGPMIEITGGFGTMILFWLGAYLIQSGELTVGLLVAFSSYVSNFWDPINRLGQMYNQLLVAMASSERIFEYLDEQPAVQDNPGAKPLGTIRGDINFNKVVFEYEKGRAALKGIDLDVKAGQSIALVGHTGSGKSTIINLIGRFYDIKSGRITIDGEDIREVTLDSLRRQIGIVLQDTFIFSGTIRDNIRFGRLDATDEEVENAAKAVDAHDFIMKLPGGYETEVEERGSALSMGQRQLLSFARALLANPRILILDEATASIDTETELKIQEALKILLQGRTSFIVAHRLSTIRHADKIVVLDHGEIKEEGTHRELTSRDGVYNGLIEAQFRFL
- a CDS encoding HD-GYP domain-containing protein; amino-acid sequence: MRVHVSDLKPGNHLNADAYSSRGLHVLPKGSLLQINDIAKLMQLGVDYVDIETLEEEASSLSRPSIIQTVTTSFDTMIDGFESLYMEALLKGSFNQSVVNDILQPSLQTLDKHKDVVSLLLLLDREDNYTYNHSLQVGMLSYYIAIWLGYSKQECYEIGRAGYLIDIGKCRISPSLLNKPGKLTPDEFEEIKLHTKYGYEIIRNSMDDSYTALTALQHHEREDGSGYPNGLTKTDIHPYAQIAAVADIYSAMTSKRAYQSKQELISVLREINNLSFGKLNARTVQAFIQHLMPNFIGKRVLLSTDDTGVIIMNNPVDIFRPLVKIDGMFVDLSRERNVAIVEIYMD
- a CDS encoding molybdenum cofactor biosynthesis protein MoaE, with the translated sequence MHITIRLFAGLAEVIGSSSLTFHATVIPLTAGKLKELLSASYPDAASQIGASLIAIDREYAPDDSIITESSEVALIPPVSGGENGSLYESTPDGLYSITDQPLNAEKLLDAVLDVNHGASLLFIGTTREMTGEQRTTALHYEAYIPMALSKLEEIGKEVKNRWNANCAISHRIGRVGLKEASVIIAISTPHRDTCYEASRFAIELLKQTVPVWKKDINESGQHWVGSGQKATNSIHN